The proteins below come from a single Alosa sapidissima isolate fAloSap1 chromosome 23, fAloSap1.pri, whole genome shotgun sequence genomic window:
- the LOC121698211 gene encoding SH2 domain-containing protein 1A-like yields the protein MLLQYSVNTNLLKGVFMEESIYYGKISKEVTERLLERYGKDGSYLLRDSESIAGALCFCVRKAPFVHTYRIEKSQRGWAVETVSGSNPEYFQSVSKLVECYRAKTPRNMEPPLYPLDKDKLSEEALRSIGPSYWEI from the exons atgctgctTCAGTACTCTGTTAACACAAACCTGCTCAAAGGTGTATTCATGGAGGAGTCGATCTACTATGGTAAGATTAGTAAAGAGGTGACGGAGCGACTACTGGAGAGGTATGGGAAAGACGGCAGCTATCTCCTGAGGGACAGCGAGAGCATCGCGGGAGCACTGTGCTTCTGTGTCAG GAAAGCACCCTTTGTCCACACCTATCGCATTGAGAAGTCTCAACGAGGCTGGGCAGTAGAG ACAGTGAGTGGCAGCAACCCTGAATACTTCCAGAGCGTGAGCAAGCTGGTGGAGTGCTACAGGGCCAAGACCCCCCGCAACATGGAGCCGCCGCTCTATCCCCTGGACAAAGACAAACTCAGCGAGGAGGCTCTGCGATCTATAG GTCCAAGTTATTGGGAAATATGA
- the si:ch211-91p5.3 gene encoding uncharacterized protein si:ch211-91p5.3 isoform X2 has translation MARFGDDNYRNWLKTTESLNTLRVGLRSFLENETETYHRSLQHKLGNRLKGATCQNKCDGNKWQNKKPYCDVCTPWSDEILANHIGAKNMVYWKNCLPHLWPNEKWEVAKVHMPQGHREHTIYDHFDIAALLNLMGHCTHFRKFIKDQHTNKVIHVRNCVMHSPDFTMSQQEFQQHLEKIKDFARLLDQNVQDLKMLPNEIEKIIDTVDKGLQGHGTEGKQKNNSDALQQKCMEMEQKALKEKIEFLMQRYEENQDGVKEEIEGIKTFLQKNEDLKEKLAPQLEQLQRRVDEHEKQINVLNERVDQLEVKVTQGPKKDPLFSMNPLKYKNYVFELARKYGWPEPVFTESLEGDGYRGHVEVNGLTFSGEQACLNKKLAHQEVAKKALDHLQTLAPSAEVHTGEEQQTKHPVEPSESSTSEGCMSGQDPAKTASQYYYGSVIVVLDTEVASEEGCGQEKEAIEAAYGKLAHLFGLDEAKAGSSKQGLVQEHFQERGFPPPAENSSKGPDETFYCKLKLCGAFTFHDQEGSTKKKQAEHQAAKTALQQLSRVLDWTASGENYKGDLKERLEAQSLGQPSYDVTKKESLSGGERGPSVAMAGCEPAGSSNMNLPPGGTSAPNSIGQPSAAELKPQPTKPDPAVVAPMIPQVIVNEPSVINMEVCSTETDRQLQDVDMSPSRVSGNGTQSVPVKEESTSTSVEGTRYYGSVTVVLDTELQDQDGQLQEGDAIESAYGKLAESFGLDKAKPGSSRAVVHMYFERSGYPLPVENVQKCIDDKIRCSLKLCGSFTFVDQEGSTKKKQAAHQAAKTALQRLSKVLDWTASGENYKGDLKERLEAQGLGQPSYDVTKKESLSGGERGRSVALAGREPAGSSNMSLPPGGTSAPNSKDKPSAAELKPQPTNPDPAVVAPMIPTTGSSPPPVHRKQAKLQFQGEKVERLLVLLGLLPPVVTCEKYSMEQRFTCSVSVQLDQYTFRSPDCTKSKKEASRKAFHSFGLATGICRPGADETCSTQEVKQYFAKRSLPCPIEEFGGKEKAFSCSLTNVSCKLVYEGQGSTEGDACQAAFQDAFTKLGRLFGLSGIPGAPDKADEQLTAMLKMAGQGEPACSLKAQQYKASIQLKFTDYKLEHKSSTNKKQARNYLSERILKMLGVDTDASTSRSLRNSLDEWCKQKKLPEPKFEEMKELLGVQVTFSAPFSCSSHDWEDSWQQAEQSLLQELTARLSWNKEDGTSSSGSSSL, from the exons ATGGCACGCTTCGGCGATGACAATTACCGTAACTGGCTTAAAACTACAGAGAGTCTCAACACACTGAGAGTAGGGCTGCGCTCTTTCCTCGAAAACGAAACCGAAACTTATCACAGGTCACTTCAGCATAAACTCGGCAACAGGTTGAAAGGGGCTACCTGTCAAAATAAATGTGATGGAAATAAGTGGCAAAACAAG AAACCTTACTGTGATGTCTGTACACCATGGAGTGACGAAATCTTGGCCAATCACATTGGTGCAAAAAATATGGTTTACTGGAAAAATTGCTTGCCACATCTGTGGCCGAACGAGAAATGGGAGGTGGCTAAG GTGCACATGCCCCAGGGACATCGAGAGCACACCATCTATGATCATTTTGATATTGCAGCGTTACTTAACCTAATGGGCCATTGTACTCACTTCCGCAAATTTATTAAGGACCAGCACACTAACAAG GTAATTCATGTGAGAAACTGTGTGATGCATTCCCCTGACTTCACAATGAGCCAGCAGGAGTTTCAGCAGCACTTGGAGAAGATCAAAGACTTTGCCCGTCTTTTGGACCAAAATGTTCAGGACCTTAAGATGCTGCCCAATGAGATTGAGAAG ATAATTGATACAGTGGATAAAGGCCTCCAGGGGCATGGTACGGAAGGAAAGCAAAAGAATAATTCTGATGCACTGCAACAGAAATGTATGGAGATGGAGCAAAAAGCACTGAAAGAGAAGATTGAGTTTTTGATGCAACGATATGAGGAGAACCAGGATGGTGTCAAA GAGGAGATTGAAGGCATCAAGACCTTTCTTCAGAAGAACGAGGACCTGAAGGAGAAGCTTGCTCCGCAGTTGGAGCAGCTTCAGAGGAGGGTGGACGAGCATGAGAAGCAAATCAACGTGCTGAACGAGCGGGTGGACCAGCTGGAGGTGAAGGTCACTCAAG GACCTAAGAAAGACCCTCTCTTCAGTATGAATCCGCTGAAATATAAGAACtatgtttttgaattggcacgGAAGTATGGCTGGCCTGAGCCTGTGTTTACTGAGAGTCTTGAGGGAGATG GCTACAGGGGCCACGTAGAGGTGAATGGACTCACATTTTCCGGAGAGCAAGCGTGCCTAAATAAGAAGCTAGCACATCAAGAGGTTGCTAAAAAGGCCCTGGATCACCTGCAGACCTTAGCCCCCAGTGCTGAAGTCCATACTGGAGAAGAACAGCAGACGAAGCATCCAGTTGAGCCCTCAGAAAGCAGCACCTCTGAGG GATGCATGTCAGGGCAAGACCCAGCGAAAACTGCATCCCAGTACTATTATGGAAGTGTGATAGTGGTTCTGGACACTGAGGTTGCTTCTGAGGAAGGATGTGGTCAGGAAAAGGAGGCCATTGAGGCTGCCTATGGAAAATTGGCCCATCTTTTTGGACTAGATGAAGCCAAAGCAG GGTCCTCAAAACAAGGCTTGGTTCAGGAGCATTTTCAGGAGCGTGGATTCCCTCCACCAGCAGAGAACAGCAGCAAAGGCCCTGATGAGACGTTTTACTGCAAGCTGAAATTGTGTGGGGCTTTTACCTTTCATGACCAAG AGGGGTCCACCAAAAAGAAGCAGGCCGAGCATCAGGCTGCTAAAACTGCCCTCCAGCAGCTCTCAAGGGTCCTGGACTGGACGGCCAGTGGAGAAAACTACAAAGGCGACCTAAAGGAGAGACTGGAAGCCCAGAGTCTGGGTCAGCCATCTTATGACGTCACTAAGAAGGAGAGCCTGTCTGGTGGTGAGCGTGGACCCTCAG TGGCCATGGCTGGCTGTGAGCCTGCTGGAAGTAGTAACATGAATCTACCACCAGGAGGCACCAGTGCTCCAAACTCCATAGGTCAACCGTCAGCAGCAGAACTCAAACCACAGCCCACAAAGCCAGACCCTGCTGTTGTAGCTCCAATGATCCCGCAGGTCATAGTGAATGAACCATCTGTAATCAACATGGAGGTGTGcagcacagagacagacaggcaactGCAGGACGTGGACATGTCCCCATCCAGAGTCTCAGGAAATGGCACCCAATCAGTGCCTGTCAAGGAAGAGTCAACAAGTACCTCTGTAGAAG GCACCCGGTACTATGGAAGTGTGACCGTGGTCCTGGACACCGAGCTTCAGGACCAGGATGGGCAGCTTCAGGAGGGAGACGCCATAGAGTCTGCCTACGGGAAATTAGCCGAAAGCTTTGGCCTCGATAAAGCTAAACCAG GTTCATCCAGAGCTGTGGTCCATATGTATTTTGAGAGATCTGGCTACCCATTACCTGTGGAAAATGTGCAGAAATGTATCGATGACAAGATCAGATGTAGTCTCAAACTCTGTGGGTCCTTCACCTTTGTAGACCAAG AGGGGTCCACCAAAAAGAAGCAGGCTGCGCATCAGGCTGCTAAAACTGCCCTCCAGCGGCTCTCAAAGGTCCTGGACTGGACGGCCAGTGGAGAAAACTACAAAGGCGACCTAAAGGAGAGACTGGAGGCCCAGGGTCTGGGTCAGCCATCTTATGACGTCACTAAGAAGGAGAGCCTGTCTGGTGGTGAGCGTGGACGCTCAG TGGCCTTGGCTGGCCGTGAGCCTGCTGGGAGTAGTAACATGAGTCTACCACCAGGAGGCACCAGTGCTCCAAACTCAAAAGATAAACCGTCAGCAGCAGAACTCAAACCACAGCCCACAAACCCAGACCCTGCTGTTGTAGCTCCAATGATCCCTACCACTGGCTCTAGCCCACCACCTGTACACAGAAAACAGGCTAAATTGCAATTTCAAG GTGAAAAGGTGGAGAGGTTGCTAGTGTTGTTGGGTCTGCTGCCCCCTGTGGTCACATGTGAGAAGTACAGCATGGAACAGAGATTCACGTGCAGTGTGAGCGTTCAGCTGGATCAATACACTTTCCGGAGTCCAGACTGTACCAAGAGCAAAAAAGAAGCCAGTCGTAAAGCCTTCCATTCATTCGGCCTCGCGACCGGGATTTGCCGGCCTGGAGCAG atGAGACCTGTTCAACCCAAGAAGTCAAACAGTACTTTGCCAAAAGATCCCTCCCCTGTCCTATAGAGGAGTTTGGAGGAAAGGAAAAAGCCTTTTCCTGCTCACTGACAAATGTGTCATGCAAATTGGTCTATGAGGGACAAG GTTCAACAGAGGGAGATGCCTGCCAGGCTGCCTTCCAGGATGCTTTCACCAAACTCGGCCGCCTCTTCGGCCTCTCGGGGATCCCAGGGGCTCCGGACAAAGCTGACGAGCAGCTGACTGCTATGCTGAAGATGGCCGGCCAGGGCGAGCCAGCATGTTCCCTAAAAGCCCAGCAGTACAAGGCCTCCATTCAGCTGAAGTTCACTGACTACAAGCTGGAGCACAAGAGCAGCACGAACAAGAAGCAGGCGCGGAATTATCTGAGCGAACGCATTCTCAAGATGCTTGGCGTGGACACAG ATGCAAGCACCAGCAGGTCCCTGAGAAACTCCCTAGATGAATGGTGCAAACAAAAGAAACTTCCAGAGCCCAAATTTGAGGAAATGAAAGAACTGCTCGGAGTTCAAGTGACATTCTCGGCCCCTTTCTCCTGTTCCAGTCATG actGGGAGGACAGCTGGCAACAGGCCGAACAGAGCCTGCTTCAGGAGCTGACTGCACGCCTCAGCTGGAACAAAGAGGATGGAACCAGCTCAAGTGGCAGCTCAAGTCTGTAA
- the si:ch211-91p5.3 gene encoding uncharacterized protein si:ch211-91p5.3 isoform X1 has translation MARFGDDNYRNWLKTTESLNTLRVGLRSFLENETETYHRSLQHKLGNRLKGATCQNKCDGNKWQNKVQKPYCDVCTPWSDEILANHIGAKNMVYWKNCLPHLWPNEKWEVAKVHMPQGHREHTIYDHFDIAALLNLMGHCTHFRKFIKDQHTNKVIHVRNCVMHSPDFTMSQQEFQQHLEKIKDFARLLDQNVQDLKMLPNEIEKIIDTVDKGLQGHGTEGKQKNNSDALQQKCMEMEQKALKEKIEFLMQRYEENQDGVKEEIEGIKTFLQKNEDLKEKLAPQLEQLQRRVDEHEKQINVLNERVDQLEVKVTQGPKKDPLFSMNPLKYKNYVFELARKYGWPEPVFTESLEGDGYRGHVEVNGLTFSGEQACLNKKLAHQEVAKKALDHLQTLAPSAEVHTGEEQQTKHPVEPSESSTSEGCMSGQDPAKTASQYYYGSVIVVLDTEVASEEGCGQEKEAIEAAYGKLAHLFGLDEAKAGSSKQGLVQEHFQERGFPPPAENSSKGPDETFYCKLKLCGAFTFHDQEGSTKKKQAEHQAAKTALQQLSRVLDWTASGENYKGDLKERLEAQSLGQPSYDVTKKESLSGGERGPSVAMAGCEPAGSSNMNLPPGGTSAPNSIGQPSAAELKPQPTKPDPAVVAPMIPQVIVNEPSVINMEVCSTETDRQLQDVDMSPSRVSGNGTQSVPVKEESTSTSVEGTRYYGSVTVVLDTELQDQDGQLQEGDAIESAYGKLAESFGLDKAKPGSSRAVVHMYFERSGYPLPVENVQKCIDDKIRCSLKLCGSFTFVDQEGSTKKKQAAHQAAKTALQRLSKVLDWTASGENYKGDLKERLEAQGLGQPSYDVTKKESLSGGERGRSVALAGREPAGSSNMSLPPGGTSAPNSKDKPSAAELKPQPTNPDPAVVAPMIPTTGSSPPPVHRKQAKLQFQGEKVERLLVLLGLLPPVVTCEKYSMEQRFTCSVSVQLDQYTFRSPDCTKSKKEASRKAFHSFGLATGICRPGADETCSTQEVKQYFAKRSLPCPIEEFGGKEKAFSCSLTNVSCKLVYEGQGSTEGDACQAAFQDAFTKLGRLFGLSGIPGAPDKADEQLTAMLKMAGQGEPACSLKAQQYKASIQLKFTDYKLEHKSSTNKKQARNYLSERILKMLGVDTDASTSRSLRNSLDEWCKQKKLPEPKFEEMKELLGVQVTFSAPFSCSSHDWEDSWQQAEQSLLQELTARLSWNKEDGTSSSGSSSL, from the exons ATGGCACGCTTCGGCGATGACAATTACCGTAACTGGCTTAAAACTACAGAGAGTCTCAACACACTGAGAGTAGGGCTGCGCTCTTTCCTCGAAAACGAAACCGAAACTTATCACAGGTCACTTCAGCATAAACTCGGCAACAGGTTGAAAGGGGCTACCTGTCAAAATAAATGTGATGGAAATAAGTGGCAAAACAAGGT ACAGAAACCTTACTGTGATGTCTGTACACCATGGAGTGACGAAATCTTGGCCAATCACATTGGTGCAAAAAATATGGTTTACTGGAAAAATTGCTTGCCACATCTGTGGCCGAACGAGAAATGGGAGGTGGCTAAG GTGCACATGCCCCAGGGACATCGAGAGCACACCATCTATGATCATTTTGATATTGCAGCGTTACTTAACCTAATGGGCCATTGTACTCACTTCCGCAAATTTATTAAGGACCAGCACACTAACAAG GTAATTCATGTGAGAAACTGTGTGATGCATTCCCCTGACTTCACAATGAGCCAGCAGGAGTTTCAGCAGCACTTGGAGAAGATCAAAGACTTTGCCCGTCTTTTGGACCAAAATGTTCAGGACCTTAAGATGCTGCCCAATGAGATTGAGAAG ATAATTGATACAGTGGATAAAGGCCTCCAGGGGCATGGTACGGAAGGAAAGCAAAAGAATAATTCTGATGCACTGCAACAGAAATGTATGGAGATGGAGCAAAAAGCACTGAAAGAGAAGATTGAGTTTTTGATGCAACGATATGAGGAGAACCAGGATGGTGTCAAA GAGGAGATTGAAGGCATCAAGACCTTTCTTCAGAAGAACGAGGACCTGAAGGAGAAGCTTGCTCCGCAGTTGGAGCAGCTTCAGAGGAGGGTGGACGAGCATGAGAAGCAAATCAACGTGCTGAACGAGCGGGTGGACCAGCTGGAGGTGAAGGTCACTCAAG GACCTAAGAAAGACCCTCTCTTCAGTATGAATCCGCTGAAATATAAGAACtatgtttttgaattggcacgGAAGTATGGCTGGCCTGAGCCTGTGTTTACTGAGAGTCTTGAGGGAGATG GCTACAGGGGCCACGTAGAGGTGAATGGACTCACATTTTCCGGAGAGCAAGCGTGCCTAAATAAGAAGCTAGCACATCAAGAGGTTGCTAAAAAGGCCCTGGATCACCTGCAGACCTTAGCCCCCAGTGCTGAAGTCCATACTGGAGAAGAACAGCAGACGAAGCATCCAGTTGAGCCCTCAGAAAGCAGCACCTCTGAGG GATGCATGTCAGGGCAAGACCCAGCGAAAACTGCATCCCAGTACTATTATGGAAGTGTGATAGTGGTTCTGGACACTGAGGTTGCTTCTGAGGAAGGATGTGGTCAGGAAAAGGAGGCCATTGAGGCTGCCTATGGAAAATTGGCCCATCTTTTTGGACTAGATGAAGCCAAAGCAG GGTCCTCAAAACAAGGCTTGGTTCAGGAGCATTTTCAGGAGCGTGGATTCCCTCCACCAGCAGAGAACAGCAGCAAAGGCCCTGATGAGACGTTTTACTGCAAGCTGAAATTGTGTGGGGCTTTTACCTTTCATGACCAAG AGGGGTCCACCAAAAAGAAGCAGGCCGAGCATCAGGCTGCTAAAACTGCCCTCCAGCAGCTCTCAAGGGTCCTGGACTGGACGGCCAGTGGAGAAAACTACAAAGGCGACCTAAAGGAGAGACTGGAAGCCCAGAGTCTGGGTCAGCCATCTTATGACGTCACTAAGAAGGAGAGCCTGTCTGGTGGTGAGCGTGGACCCTCAG TGGCCATGGCTGGCTGTGAGCCTGCTGGAAGTAGTAACATGAATCTACCACCAGGAGGCACCAGTGCTCCAAACTCCATAGGTCAACCGTCAGCAGCAGAACTCAAACCACAGCCCACAAAGCCAGACCCTGCTGTTGTAGCTCCAATGATCCCGCAGGTCATAGTGAATGAACCATCTGTAATCAACATGGAGGTGTGcagcacagagacagacaggcaactGCAGGACGTGGACATGTCCCCATCCAGAGTCTCAGGAAATGGCACCCAATCAGTGCCTGTCAAGGAAGAGTCAACAAGTACCTCTGTAGAAG GCACCCGGTACTATGGAAGTGTGACCGTGGTCCTGGACACCGAGCTTCAGGACCAGGATGGGCAGCTTCAGGAGGGAGACGCCATAGAGTCTGCCTACGGGAAATTAGCCGAAAGCTTTGGCCTCGATAAAGCTAAACCAG GTTCATCCAGAGCTGTGGTCCATATGTATTTTGAGAGATCTGGCTACCCATTACCTGTGGAAAATGTGCAGAAATGTATCGATGACAAGATCAGATGTAGTCTCAAACTCTGTGGGTCCTTCACCTTTGTAGACCAAG AGGGGTCCACCAAAAAGAAGCAGGCTGCGCATCAGGCTGCTAAAACTGCCCTCCAGCGGCTCTCAAAGGTCCTGGACTGGACGGCCAGTGGAGAAAACTACAAAGGCGACCTAAAGGAGAGACTGGAGGCCCAGGGTCTGGGTCAGCCATCTTATGACGTCACTAAGAAGGAGAGCCTGTCTGGTGGTGAGCGTGGACGCTCAG TGGCCTTGGCTGGCCGTGAGCCTGCTGGGAGTAGTAACATGAGTCTACCACCAGGAGGCACCAGTGCTCCAAACTCAAAAGATAAACCGTCAGCAGCAGAACTCAAACCACAGCCCACAAACCCAGACCCTGCTGTTGTAGCTCCAATGATCCCTACCACTGGCTCTAGCCCACCACCTGTACACAGAAAACAGGCTAAATTGCAATTTCAAG GTGAAAAGGTGGAGAGGTTGCTAGTGTTGTTGGGTCTGCTGCCCCCTGTGGTCACATGTGAGAAGTACAGCATGGAACAGAGATTCACGTGCAGTGTGAGCGTTCAGCTGGATCAATACACTTTCCGGAGTCCAGACTGTACCAAGAGCAAAAAAGAAGCCAGTCGTAAAGCCTTCCATTCATTCGGCCTCGCGACCGGGATTTGCCGGCCTGGAGCAG atGAGACCTGTTCAACCCAAGAAGTCAAACAGTACTTTGCCAAAAGATCCCTCCCCTGTCCTATAGAGGAGTTTGGAGGAAAGGAAAAAGCCTTTTCCTGCTCACTGACAAATGTGTCATGCAAATTGGTCTATGAGGGACAAG GTTCAACAGAGGGAGATGCCTGCCAGGCTGCCTTCCAGGATGCTTTCACCAAACTCGGCCGCCTCTTCGGCCTCTCGGGGATCCCAGGGGCTCCGGACAAAGCTGACGAGCAGCTGACTGCTATGCTGAAGATGGCCGGCCAGGGCGAGCCAGCATGTTCCCTAAAAGCCCAGCAGTACAAGGCCTCCATTCAGCTGAAGTTCACTGACTACAAGCTGGAGCACAAGAGCAGCACGAACAAGAAGCAGGCGCGGAATTATCTGAGCGAACGCATTCTCAAGATGCTTGGCGTGGACACAG ATGCAAGCACCAGCAGGTCCCTGAGAAACTCCCTAGATGAATGGTGCAAACAAAAGAAACTTCCAGAGCCCAAATTTGAGGAAATGAAAGAACTGCTCGGAGTTCAAGTGACATTCTCGGCCCCTTTCTCCTGTTCCAGTCATG actGGGAGGACAGCTGGCAACAGGCCGAACAGAGCCTGCTTCAGGAGCTGACTGCACGCCTCAGCTGGAACAAAGAGGATGGAACCAGCTCAAGTGGCAGCTCAAGTCTGTAA